One Pecten maximus chromosome 7, xPecMax1.1, whole genome shotgun sequence genomic window carries:
- the LOC117330748 gene encoding uncharacterized protein LOC117330748 isoform X3, translating into MKVFVVVLAVICVCSAKPLLKRSRQEVEDYLSDKSPAEIRKAAGEAKQWIDGIISEGEKILAAGDLFNDDLEPIPEVDKAVDVLKEDVSPLLDNLPPLPKDEELHFLDDCIATAMATDFKSMASDKDRLTEITRQVITCAGTGLTIISQNLDLTGVSDDDIASGSLAYRLDILEGVAIEMGHLAKWVLGFVEKAEKGQLDFDMGKRGSSPKEQFMEMIANASPEDIRKGAAEIEDELEDAIEIMDQMIELDGVLGDDLQPTAEFKALEQQLKRDEKKEKEILAKLPAMDDSKQSLFLENCKEEAKKTNFDSYAKPKAFLNEVFRQVLVCGATGLEVMKELVDLEDVEDEDLNVAGLADRVNKLEQAAIEMGNLAKWAEEFVKRAAAAKFQGNGNDLVGLQDRMFGGKKGKGPKPTGMPQRTKGPRPTGGPKPTWFEKDDEDRKFGGKKGPKPTGGPKRTKGPRPTGGPKPTWFDDEDRKFGGKKGKGPKPTGGPMRTKGPRPTGGPKGTRGPKPTWFEKDDEDRKFGGKKGPKPTGGPKRTKGPRPTGGPKGTRGPKPTWFEKDDEDRKFGGKKGKGPKPTGGPMRTKGPRPTGGPKPTWFDDEDRKFGGKKGPKPTGGPKPTGGPKPTGGSKFDRRALLRRIMNALKA; encoded by the exons ATCTAAGTGATAAAAGTCCTGCCGAAATCAGAAAAGCAGCTGGAGAAGCTAAGCAATGGATTGATGGTATCATATCGGAAGGAGAAAAAATACTTGCAGCTGGAG ATCTATTCAATGATGACTTGGAGCCTATTCCAGAAGTAGACAAGGCTGTTGATGTCCTGAAGGAGGACGTCAGTCCTTTGTTAGATAATCTCCCAC cACTTCCCAAGGATGAAGAGTTGCATTTCTTGGATGATTGTATCGCCA CTGCCATGGCCACAGATTTCAAATCCATGGCCAGCGACAAGGACCGATTAACAGAGATTACCCGTCAGGTAATCACCTGCGCCGGAACCGGGCTGACCATCATTTCGCAGAATCTTGATTTGACTGGTGTAAGTG ATGATGACATAGCCTCTGGTTCTTTGGCATATCGTTTGGACATTCTCGAGGGTGTTGCTATTGAAATGGGTCATCTTGCTAAATGGGTTCTTGGATTTGTCGAGAAGGCAGAAAAAGGAC AATTGGATTTCGATATGGGAAAACGTGGGTCTTCG CCAAAGGAACAGTTCATGGAAA TGATTGCTAACGCCAGCCCAGAAGACATTCGTAAAGGTGCTGCAGAAATCGAAGATGAATTGGAAGATGCAATTGAAATCATGGATCAAATGATCGAGCTTGACG GAGTTCTTGGTGATGACCTTCAGCCAACTGCCGAATTCAAGGCTCTCGAACAGCAACTGAAGAGAgatgaaaagaaagaaaaagagaTATTGGCCAAGCTGCCCG CTATGGATGATTCGAAACAATCACTCTTTCTGGAAAACTGCAAGGAAG AGGCCAAGAAAACCAACTTTGATTCCTATGCAAAACCTAAGGCTTTCCTGAACGAGGTTTTCCGCCAAGTTCTCGTCTGTGGTGCCACTGGTCTTGAGGTTATGAAGGAACTCGTCGACCTTGAAGACGTAGAAG ATGAAGACCTGAATGTTGCCGGACTTGCTGACCGTGTAAATAAGTTGGAACAGGCAGCTATAGAGATGGGAAATTTGGCAAAATGGGCCGAAGAGTTTGTTAAACGTGCCGCGGCAGCAA AGTTTCAGGGGAATGGAAACGATTTGGTAGGTCTGCAGGATAGAATGTTTGGAGGCAAGAAAGGTAAAGGACCCAAGCCTACTGGAATGCCACAGCGTACCAAGGGACCAAGGCCAACTGGAGGACCAAAGCCAACTTGGTTTGAGAAGGATGACGAAGACAGGAAGTTTGGAGGTAAGAAGGGACCAAAGCCCACAGGAGGACCAAAGCGCACCAAGGGACCAAGGCCAACTGGAGGACCAAAGCCAACTTGGTTTGATGACGAAGATAGAAAGTTTGGAGGTAAGAAAGGCAAAGGACCAAAGCCTACTGGAGGACCAATGCGCACCAAGGGACCAAGGCCAACTGGAG GACCAAAGGGTACCAGGGGACCAAAGCCAACTTGGTTTGAGAAGGATGACGAAGACAGGAAGTTTGGAGGTAAGAAGGGACCAAAGCCCACAGGCGGACCAAAGCGTACCAAGGGACCAAGGCCAACTGGAGGACCAAAGGGTACCAGGGGACCAAAGCCAACTTGGTTTGAGAAGGATGACGAAGATAGAAAGTTTGGAGGTAAGAAAGGCAAAGGGCCAAAGCCTACTGGAGGACCAATGCGCACCAAGGGACCAAGGCCAACTGGAGGACCAAAGCCAACTTGGTTTGATGACGAAGATAGAAAGTTTGGAGGTAAGAAGGGACCAAAGCCTACAGGAGGACCCAAGCCAACTGGAGGCCCAAAGCCAACTGGAGGATCAAAGTTTGACCGAAGAGCTCTCTTACGTCGCATCATGAACGCCCTTAAGGCTTAA
- the LOC117330748 gene encoding uncharacterized protein LOC117330748 isoform X5 translates to MKVFVVVLAVICVCSAKPLLKRSRQEVEDYLSDKSPAEIRKAAGEAKQWIDGIISEGEKILAAGDLFNDDLEPIPEVDKAVDVLKEDVSPLLDNLPPLPKDEELHFLDDCIATAMATDFKSMASDKDRLTEITRQVITCAGTGLTIISQNLDLTGVSDDDIASGSLAYRLDILEGVAIEMGHLAKWVLGFVEKAEKGQLDFDMGKRGSSPKEQFMEMIANASPEDIRKGAAEIEDELEDAIEIMDQMIELDGVLGDDLQPTAEFKALEQQLKRDEKKEKEILAKLPAMDDSKQSLFLENCKEEAKKTNFDSYAKPKAFLNEVFRQVLVCGATGLEVMKELVDLEDVEDEDLNVAGLADRVNKLEQAAIEMGNLAKWAEEFVKRAAAAKFQGNGNDLVGLQDRMFGGKKGKGPKPTGMPQRTKGPRPTGGPKPTWFEKDDEDRKFGGKKGPKPTGGPKRTKGPRPTGGPKPTWFDDEDRKFGGKKGKGPKPTGGPMRTKGPRPTGGPKPTWFDDEDRKFGGKKGKGPKPTGGPMRTKGPRPTGGPKGTRGPKPTWFDDEDRKFGGKKGKGPKPTGGPMRTKGPRPTGGPKPTWFDDEDRKFGGKKGPKPTGGPKPTGGPKPTGGSKFDRRALLRRIMNALKA, encoded by the exons ATCTAAGTGATAAAAGTCCTGCCGAAATCAGAAAAGCAGCTGGAGAAGCTAAGCAATGGATTGATGGTATCATATCGGAAGGAGAAAAAATACTTGCAGCTGGAG ATCTATTCAATGATGACTTGGAGCCTATTCCAGAAGTAGACAAGGCTGTTGATGTCCTGAAGGAGGACGTCAGTCCTTTGTTAGATAATCTCCCAC cACTTCCCAAGGATGAAGAGTTGCATTTCTTGGATGATTGTATCGCCA CTGCCATGGCCACAGATTTCAAATCCATGGCCAGCGACAAGGACCGATTAACAGAGATTACCCGTCAGGTAATCACCTGCGCCGGAACCGGGCTGACCATCATTTCGCAGAATCTTGATTTGACTGGTGTAAGTG ATGATGACATAGCCTCTGGTTCTTTGGCATATCGTTTGGACATTCTCGAGGGTGTTGCTATTGAAATGGGTCATCTTGCTAAATGGGTTCTTGGATTTGTCGAGAAGGCAGAAAAAGGAC AATTGGATTTCGATATGGGAAAACGTGGGTCTTCG CCAAAGGAACAGTTCATGGAAA TGATTGCTAACGCCAGCCCAGAAGACATTCGTAAAGGTGCTGCAGAAATCGAAGATGAATTGGAAGATGCAATTGAAATCATGGATCAAATGATCGAGCTTGACG GAGTTCTTGGTGATGACCTTCAGCCAACTGCCGAATTCAAGGCTCTCGAACAGCAACTGAAGAGAgatgaaaagaaagaaaaagagaTATTGGCCAAGCTGCCCG CTATGGATGATTCGAAACAATCACTCTTTCTGGAAAACTGCAAGGAAG AGGCCAAGAAAACCAACTTTGATTCCTATGCAAAACCTAAGGCTTTCCTGAACGAGGTTTTCCGCCAAGTTCTCGTCTGTGGTGCCACTGGTCTTGAGGTTATGAAGGAACTCGTCGACCTTGAAGACGTAGAAG ATGAAGACCTGAATGTTGCCGGACTTGCTGACCGTGTAAATAAGTTGGAACAGGCAGCTATAGAGATGGGAAATTTGGCAAAATGGGCCGAAGAGTTTGTTAAACGTGCCGCGGCAGCAA AGTTTCAGGGGAATGGAAACGATTTGGTAGGTCTGCAGGATAGAATGTTTGGAGGCAAGAAAGGTAAAGGACCCAAGCCTACTGGAATGCCACAGCGTACCAAGGGACCAAGGCCAACTGGAGGACCAAAGCCAACTTGGTTTGAGAAGGATGACGAAGACAGGAAGTTTGGAGGTAAGAAGGGACCAAAGCCCACAGGAGGACCAAAGCGCACCAAGGGACCAAGGCCAACTGGAGGACCAAAGCCAACTTGGTTTGATGACGAAGATAGAAAGTTTGGAGGTAAGAAAGGCAAAGGACCAAAGCCTACTGGAGGACCAATGCGCACCAAGGGACCAAGGCCAACTGGAGGACCAAAGCCAACTTGGTTTGATGACGAAGATAGAAAGTTTGGAGGTAAGAAAGGCAAAGGACCAAAGCCTACTGGAGGACCAATGCGCACCAAGGGACCAAGGCCAACTGGAGGACCAAAGGGTACCAGGGGACCAAAGCCAACTTGGTTT GATGACGAAGATAGAAAGTTTGGAGGTAAGAAAGGCAAAGGGCCAAAGCCTACTGGAGGACCAATGCGCACCAAGGGACCAAGGCCAACTGGAGGACCAAAGCCAACTTGGTTTGATGACGAAGATAGAAAGTTTGGAGGTAAGAAGGGACCAAAGCCTACAGGAGGACCCAAGCCAACTGGAGGCCCAAAGCCAACTGGAGGATCAAAGTTTGACCGAAGAGCTCTCTTACGTCGCATCATGAACGCCCTTAAGGCTTAA
- the LOC117330748 gene encoding uncharacterized protein LOC117330748 isoform X8 produces MKVFVVVLAVICVCSAKPLLKRSRQEVEDYLSDKSPAEIRKAAGEAKQWIDGIISEGEKILAAGDLFNDDLEPIPEVDKAVDVLKEDVSPLLDNLPPLPKDEELHFLDDCIATAMATDFKSMASDKDRLTEITRQVITCAGTGLTIISQNLDLTGVSDDDIASGSLAYRLDILEGVAIEMGHLAKWVLGFVEKAEKGQLDFDMGKRGSSPKEQFMEMIANASPEDIRKGAAEIEDELEDAIEIMDQMIELDGVLGDDLQPTAEFKALEQQLKRDEKKEKEILAKLPAMDDSKQSLFLENCKEEAKKTNFDSYAKPKAFLNEVFRQVLVCGATGLEVMKELVDLEDVEDEDLNVAGLADRVNKLEQAAIEMGNLAKWAEEFVKRAAAAKFQGNGNDLVGLQDRMFGGKKGKGPKPTGMPQRTKGPRPTGGPKGTRGPKPTWFEKDDEDRKFGGKKGPKPTGGPKRTKGPRPTGGPKGTRGPKPTWFEKDDEDRKFGGKKGKGPKPTGGPMRTKGPRPTGGPKPTWFDDEDRKFGGKKGPKPTGGPKPTGGPKPTGGSKFDRRALLRRIMNALKA; encoded by the exons ATCTAAGTGATAAAAGTCCTGCCGAAATCAGAAAAGCAGCTGGAGAAGCTAAGCAATGGATTGATGGTATCATATCGGAAGGAGAAAAAATACTTGCAGCTGGAG ATCTATTCAATGATGACTTGGAGCCTATTCCAGAAGTAGACAAGGCTGTTGATGTCCTGAAGGAGGACGTCAGTCCTTTGTTAGATAATCTCCCAC cACTTCCCAAGGATGAAGAGTTGCATTTCTTGGATGATTGTATCGCCA CTGCCATGGCCACAGATTTCAAATCCATGGCCAGCGACAAGGACCGATTAACAGAGATTACCCGTCAGGTAATCACCTGCGCCGGAACCGGGCTGACCATCATTTCGCAGAATCTTGATTTGACTGGTGTAAGTG ATGATGACATAGCCTCTGGTTCTTTGGCATATCGTTTGGACATTCTCGAGGGTGTTGCTATTGAAATGGGTCATCTTGCTAAATGGGTTCTTGGATTTGTCGAGAAGGCAGAAAAAGGAC AATTGGATTTCGATATGGGAAAACGTGGGTCTTCG CCAAAGGAACAGTTCATGGAAA TGATTGCTAACGCCAGCCCAGAAGACATTCGTAAAGGTGCTGCAGAAATCGAAGATGAATTGGAAGATGCAATTGAAATCATGGATCAAATGATCGAGCTTGACG GAGTTCTTGGTGATGACCTTCAGCCAACTGCCGAATTCAAGGCTCTCGAACAGCAACTGAAGAGAgatgaaaagaaagaaaaagagaTATTGGCCAAGCTGCCCG CTATGGATGATTCGAAACAATCACTCTTTCTGGAAAACTGCAAGGAAG AGGCCAAGAAAACCAACTTTGATTCCTATGCAAAACCTAAGGCTTTCCTGAACGAGGTTTTCCGCCAAGTTCTCGTCTGTGGTGCCACTGGTCTTGAGGTTATGAAGGAACTCGTCGACCTTGAAGACGTAGAAG ATGAAGACCTGAATGTTGCCGGACTTGCTGACCGTGTAAATAAGTTGGAACAGGCAGCTATAGAGATGGGAAATTTGGCAAAATGGGCCGAAGAGTTTGTTAAACGTGCCGCGGCAGCAA AGTTTCAGGGGAATGGAAACGATTTGGTAGGTCTGCAGGATAGAATGTTTGGAGGCAAGAAAGGTAAAGGACCCAAGCCTACTGGAATGCCACAGCGTACCAAGGGACCAAGGCCAACTGGAG GACCAAAGGGTACCAGGGGACCAAAGCCAACTTGGTTTGAGAAGGATGACGAAGACAGGAAGTTTGGAGGTAAGAAGGGACCAAAGCCCACAGGCGGACCAAAGCGTACCAAGGGACCAAGGCCAACTGGAGGACCAAAGGGTACCAGGGGACCAAAGCCAACTTGGTTTGAGAAGGATGACGAAGATAGAAAGTTTGGAGGTAAGAAAGGCAAAGGGCCAAAGCCTACTGGAGGACCAATGCGCACCAAGGGACCAAGGCCAACTGGAGGACCAAAGCCAACTTGGTTTGATGACGAAGATAGAAAGTTTGGAGGTAAGAAGGGACCAAAGCCTACAGGAGGACCCAAGCCAACTGGAGGCCCAAAGCCAACTGGAGGATCAAAGTTTGACCGAAGAGCTCTCTTACGTCGCATCATGAACGCCCTTAAGGCTTAA
- the LOC117330748 gene encoding uncharacterized protein LOC117330748 isoform X9 yields MKVFVVVLAVICVCSAKPLLKRSRQEVEDYLSDKSPAEIRKAAGEAKQWIDGIISEGEKILAAGDLFNDDLEPIPEVDKAVDVLKEDVSPLLDNLPPLPKDEELHFLDDCIATAMATDFKSMASDKDRLTEITRQVITCAGTGLTIISQNLDLTGVSDDDIASGSLAYRLDILEGVAIEMGHLAKWVLGFVEKAEKGQLDFDMGKRGSSPKEQFMEMIANASPEDIRKGAAEIEDELEDAIEIMDQMIELDGVLGDDLQPTAEFKALEQQLKRDEKKEKEILAKLPAMDDSKQSLFLENCKEEAKKTNFDSYAKPKAFLNEVFRQVLVCGATGLEVMKELVDLEDVEDEDLNVAGLADRVNKLEQAAIEMGNLAKWAEEFVKRAAAAKFQGNGNDLVGLQDRMFGGKKGKGPKPTGMPQRTKGPRPTGGPKPTWFEKDDEDRKFGGKKGPKPTGGPKRTKGPRPTGGPKPTWFDDEDRKFGGKKGKGPKPTGGPMRTKGPRPTGGPKGTRGPKPTWFDDEDRKFGGKKGPKPTGGPKPTGGPKPTGGSKFDRRALLRRIMNALKA; encoded by the exons ATCTAAGTGATAAAAGTCCTGCCGAAATCAGAAAAGCAGCTGGAGAAGCTAAGCAATGGATTGATGGTATCATATCGGAAGGAGAAAAAATACTTGCAGCTGGAG ATCTATTCAATGATGACTTGGAGCCTATTCCAGAAGTAGACAAGGCTGTTGATGTCCTGAAGGAGGACGTCAGTCCTTTGTTAGATAATCTCCCAC cACTTCCCAAGGATGAAGAGTTGCATTTCTTGGATGATTGTATCGCCA CTGCCATGGCCACAGATTTCAAATCCATGGCCAGCGACAAGGACCGATTAACAGAGATTACCCGTCAGGTAATCACCTGCGCCGGAACCGGGCTGACCATCATTTCGCAGAATCTTGATTTGACTGGTGTAAGTG ATGATGACATAGCCTCTGGTTCTTTGGCATATCGTTTGGACATTCTCGAGGGTGTTGCTATTGAAATGGGTCATCTTGCTAAATGGGTTCTTGGATTTGTCGAGAAGGCAGAAAAAGGAC AATTGGATTTCGATATGGGAAAACGTGGGTCTTCG CCAAAGGAACAGTTCATGGAAA TGATTGCTAACGCCAGCCCAGAAGACATTCGTAAAGGTGCTGCAGAAATCGAAGATGAATTGGAAGATGCAATTGAAATCATGGATCAAATGATCGAGCTTGACG GAGTTCTTGGTGATGACCTTCAGCCAACTGCCGAATTCAAGGCTCTCGAACAGCAACTGAAGAGAgatgaaaagaaagaaaaagagaTATTGGCCAAGCTGCCCG CTATGGATGATTCGAAACAATCACTCTTTCTGGAAAACTGCAAGGAAG AGGCCAAGAAAACCAACTTTGATTCCTATGCAAAACCTAAGGCTTTCCTGAACGAGGTTTTCCGCCAAGTTCTCGTCTGTGGTGCCACTGGTCTTGAGGTTATGAAGGAACTCGTCGACCTTGAAGACGTAGAAG ATGAAGACCTGAATGTTGCCGGACTTGCTGACCGTGTAAATAAGTTGGAACAGGCAGCTATAGAGATGGGAAATTTGGCAAAATGGGCCGAAGAGTTTGTTAAACGTGCCGCGGCAGCAA AGTTTCAGGGGAATGGAAACGATTTGGTAGGTCTGCAGGATAGAATGTTTGGAGGCAAGAAAGGTAAAGGACCCAAGCCTACTGGAATGCCACAGCGTACCAAGGGACCAAGGCCAACTGGAGGACCAAAGCCAACTTGGTTTGAGAAGGATGACGAAGACAGGAAGTTTGGAGGTAAGAAGGGACCAAAGCCCACAGGAGGACCAAAGCGCACCAAGGGACCAAGGCCAACTGGAGGACCAAAGCCAACTTGGTTTGATGACGAAGATAGAAAGTTTGGAGGTAAGAAAGGCAAAGGACCAAAGCCTACTGGAGGACCAATGCGCACCAAGGGACCAAG GCCAACTGGAGGACCAAAGGGTACCAGGGGACCAAAGCCAACTTG GTTTGATGACGAAGATAGAAAGTTTGGAGGTAAGAAGGGACCAAAGCCTACAGGAGGACCCAAGCCAACTGGAGGCCCAAAGCCAACTGGAGGATCAAAGTTTGACCGAAGAGCTCTCTTACGTCGCATCATGAACGCCCTTAAGGCTTAA
- the LOC117330748 gene encoding uncharacterized protein LOC117330748 isoform X10 encodes MKVFVVVLAVICVCSAKPLLKRSRQEVEDYLSDKSPAEIRKAAGEAKQWIDGIISEGEKILAAGDLFNDDLEPIPEVDKAVDVLKEDVSPLLDNLPPLPKDEELHFLDDCIATAMATDFKSMASDKDRLTEITRQVITCAGTGLTIISQNLDLTGVSDDDIASGSLAYRLDILEGVAIEMGHLAKWVLGFVEKAEKGQLDFDMGKRGSSPKEQFMEMIANASPEDIRKGAAEIEDELEDAIEIMDQMIELDGVLGDDLQPTAEFKALEQQLKRDEKKEKEILAKLPAMDDSKQSLFLENCKEEAKKTNFDSYAKPKAFLNEVFRQVLVCGATGLEVMKELVDLEDVEDEDLNVAGLADRVNKLEQAAIEMGNLAKWAEEFVKRAAAAKFQGNGNDLVGLQDRMFGGKKGKGPKPTGMPQRTKGPRPTGGPKPTWFEKDDEDRKFGGKKGPKPTGGPKRTKGPRPTGGPKPTWFDDEDRKFGGKKGKGPKPTGGPMRTKGPRPTGGPKGTRGPKPTWFDDEDRKFGGKKGPKPTGGPKPTGGPKPTGGSKFDRRALLRRIMNALKA; translated from the exons ATCTAAGTGATAAAAGTCCTGCCGAAATCAGAAAAGCAGCTGGAGAAGCTAAGCAATGGATTGATGGTATCATATCGGAAGGAGAAAAAATACTTGCAGCTGGAG ATCTATTCAATGATGACTTGGAGCCTATTCCAGAAGTAGACAAGGCTGTTGATGTCCTGAAGGAGGACGTCAGTCCTTTGTTAGATAATCTCCCAC cACTTCCCAAGGATGAAGAGTTGCATTTCTTGGATGATTGTATCGCCA CTGCCATGGCCACAGATTTCAAATCCATGGCCAGCGACAAGGACCGATTAACAGAGATTACCCGTCAGGTAATCACCTGCGCCGGAACCGGGCTGACCATCATTTCGCAGAATCTTGATTTGACTGGTGTAAGTG ATGATGACATAGCCTCTGGTTCTTTGGCATATCGTTTGGACATTCTCGAGGGTGTTGCTATTGAAATGGGTCATCTTGCTAAATGGGTTCTTGGATTTGTCGAGAAGGCAGAAAAAGGAC AATTGGATTTCGATATGGGAAAACGTGGGTCTTCG CCAAAGGAACAGTTCATGGAAA TGATTGCTAACGCCAGCCCAGAAGACATTCGTAAAGGTGCTGCAGAAATCGAAGATGAATTGGAAGATGCAATTGAAATCATGGATCAAATGATCGAGCTTGACG GAGTTCTTGGTGATGACCTTCAGCCAACTGCCGAATTCAAGGCTCTCGAACAGCAACTGAAGAGAgatgaaaagaaagaaaaagagaTATTGGCCAAGCTGCCCG CTATGGATGATTCGAAACAATCACTCTTTCTGGAAAACTGCAAGGAAG AGGCCAAGAAAACCAACTTTGATTCCTATGCAAAACCTAAGGCTTTCCTGAACGAGGTTTTCCGCCAAGTTCTCGTCTGTGGTGCCACTGGTCTTGAGGTTATGAAGGAACTCGTCGACCTTGAAGACGTAGAAG ATGAAGACCTGAATGTTGCCGGACTTGCTGACCGTGTAAATAAGTTGGAACAGGCAGCTATAGAGATGGGAAATTTGGCAAAATGGGCCGAAGAGTTTGTTAAACGTGCCGCGGCAGCAA AGTTTCAGGGGAATGGAAACGATTTGGTAGGTCTGCAGGATAGAATGTTTGGAGGCAAGAAAGGTAAAGGACCCAAGCCTACTGGAATGCCACAGCGTACCAAGGGACCAAGGCCAACTGGAGGACCAAAGCCAACTTGGTTTGAGAAGGATGACGAAGACAGGAAGTTTGGAGGTAAGAAGGGACCAAAGCCCACAGGAGGACCAAAGCGCACCAAGGGACCAAGGCCAACTGGAGGACCAAAGCCAACTTGGTTTGATGACGAAGATAGAAAGTTTGGAGGTAAGAAAGGCAAAGGACCAAAGCCTACTGGAGGACCAATGCGCACCAAGGGACCAAGGCCAACTGGAG GACCAAAGGGTACCAGGGGACCAAAGCCAACTTG GTTTGATGACGAAGATAGAAAGTTTGGAGGTAAGAAGGGACCAAAGCCTACAGGAGGACCCAAGCCAACTGGAGGCCCAAAGCCAACTGGAGGATCAAAGTTTGACCGAAGAGCTCTCTTACGTCGCATCATGAACGCCCTTAAGGCTTAA